Proteins from a genomic interval of Benincasa hispida cultivar B227 chromosome 7, ASM972705v1, whole genome shotgun sequence:
- the LOC120082066 gene encoding CASP-like protein 4C1 — protein sequence MRSPQSLRNGGAGGGGGTPSPHARIPTPHHHFHSTVSVQKLKRFNSLILVFRLSTFCFSLASAVFMITNSRGSGSDSPRWYDFDAFRYVFAANAIVAVYSLFEMIASVWEISREVTLFPEILQVWFDFGHDQAFAYLLLSADSAGTALAITLKGTDTCKVTSAFCVQSTISIALGFAGFLFLGLSSLLSGFRVVCFVINGSRFHF from the exons ATGCGATCCCCTCAGTCACTCCGTAACGGCGGCGCTGGCGGTGGTGGCGGTACACCATCTCCTCACGCTCGTATCCCTACTCCTCACCATCACTTTCACTCCACCGTCTCTGTTCAGAAACTCAAACGCTTCAACTCACTCATCCTCGTCTTCCGTTTATCTACCTTCTGTTTCTCCCTCGCCTCTGCGGTTTTCATGATTACTAACTCTCGTGGCTCTGGATCCGATTCCCCTCGCTGGTACGATTTCGACGCCTTCAG gtatGTTTTCGCAGCGAACGCCATAGTTGCAGTGTATTCACTGTTCGAAATGATCGCTTCCGTTTGGGAAATCTCAAGAGAAGTCACTCTATTCCCTGAGATTTTACAAGTTTGGTTCGATTTCGGCCATGACCAG GCGTTCGCGTACCTTCTTCTCTCTGCAGACTCGGCAGGGACGGCTCTGGCGATAACTCTGAAGGGAACCGACACGTGTAAGGTAACGAGTGCCTTTTGTGTTCAATCCACGATCTCTATTGCACTGGGATTTGCCGGTTTCCTGTTTCTCGGGTTATCCTCCTTGCTTTCGGGTTTTCGGGTCGTTTGTTTCGTAATCAACGGCTCTCGTTTTCATTTCTAA